A stretch of the Campylobacter sp. 19-13652 genome encodes the following:
- a CDS encoding methylenetetrahydrofolate reductase, with product MGLSEKIRANQAGILLYGMTPPKSTNEPARIDEIAKRALVRIKNAPIDGIVLYDLQDESARNSEERTFEFIKTISPQEYYRKYFALETDAVIYQAVGQYDKEELEGFFDTISSRESVVLVGASSKNSRVKTRLGEAYDIYRKSGAKSALGGICIPERHTLKHDEHLKVAAKVAAGCRFFISQAVYDLAAAKKFIDDYASLGCERVPLIFTFTPCGSERTLEFMRWLGICVPDFLANRLKNSDDMLSASCELCLEMFKFLFVYGRLKGISVGANVESVSTRLVEIEAANELLKNIAAYLGR from the coding sequence GTGGGACTAAGTGAAAAAATAAGGGCAAATCAGGCTGGAATTTTACTCTATGGCATGACTCCGCCAAAGTCCACAAATGAACCAGCTAGGATAGATGAGATAGCAAAAAGGGCACTTGTACGGATAAAAAATGCTCCAATAGATGGCATCGTGCTTTATGATTTACAGGACGAATCAGCGCGCAATAGCGAGGAGCGGACTTTTGAATTTATTAAAACAATCTCGCCACAGGAGTATTACCGTAAATATTTTGCACTTGAGACGGATGCTGTGATTTATCAGGCGGTAGGTCAGTATGATAAGGAGGAGCTTGAGGGATTTTTTGACACGATTAGTTCGCGTGAGAGCGTGGTACTAGTGGGCGCTAGTAGTAAAAACTCAAGGGTAAAAACAAGACTCGGAGAGGCTTATGATATTTACCGTAAAAGTGGGGCTAAGAGCGCACTTGGCGGCATTTGCATACCAGAGCGACACACCTTAAAGCATGATGAGCACTTAAAAGTCGCCGCAAAAGTCGCCGCTGGATGCAGATTTTTTATATCTCAGGCGGTTTATGATTTAGCGGCGGCTAAGAAATTTATAGATGATTATGCCTCTTTGGGCTGCGAGCGGGTGCCGCTTATTTTTACATTTACGCCATGTGGTAGCGAGCGTACGTTAGAATTTATGCGCTGGCTTGGTATTTGCGTGCCTGATTTTTTGGCTAATAGGCTAAAAAATAGCGATGATATGCTTAGCGCATCTTGCGAGCTTTGTCTGGAGATGTTTAAATTTTTATTTGTCTATGGTAGATTAAAGGGCATAAGCGTGGGGGCAAACGTAGAGAGCGTGTCGACTAGGCTTGTGGAGATTGAGGCTGCAAATGAGCTTTTAAAAAACATCGCAGCCTATCTTGGGCGGTGA
- a CDS encoding histidine kinase has protein sequence MKKTLLSIAAFTSLAFGATDAQIADFFSKILPPDASFNIISKKDVGNGFEQVTFEIKGQMDGKEVSQKDIIFTNGDFFAPDIISLKDGSSLKDQAQKALSSQSLLPLLKAEKKEYIISVGNDPKKPTEYMFTDPECPYCRAELARIEQELKDKNLKMVLTPVHDRSALEKAALIYKEVAKAKSDSEKVKIMRKYYAPSAKVEKGSVSDAEVARLEELRSKYFQAGLKSVPYKIMAE, from the coding sequence ATGAAAAAAACCTTACTATCAATAGCGGCATTCACAAGCCTAGCCTTTGGCGCAACAGACGCACAAATAGCAGACTTTTTCAGCAAAATTCTCCCACCAGATGCGAGCTTTAATATCATCTCTAAAAAAGATGTCGGTAACGGTTTTGAGCAGGTTACCTTTGAAATAAAAGGGCAAATGGACGGTAAAGAGGTAAGCCAAAAAGATATAATCTTTACAAATGGCGACTTTTTTGCTCCTGATATAATAAGCCTAAAAGATGGCAGCTCACTAAAAGATCAAGCCCAAAAGGCTCTATCAAGCCAGAGCCTGCTTCCACTTTTAAAAGCCGAGAAAAAAGAGTATATCATAAGCGTAGGAAATGATCCTAAAAAACCAACTGAGTATATGTTTACAGATCCAGAATGCCCTTACTGCCGTGCTGAGCTAGCTAGAATTGAGCAAGAGCTTAAGGATAAAAACCTAAAAATGGTACTTACTCCAGTGCATGACCGCTCAGCTCTTGAAAAAGCGGCCCTAATATACAAAGAGGTAGCAAAAGCAAAAAGCGATAGCGAAAAGGTAAAAATAATGAGAAAATACTACGCCCCATCAGCAAAGGTAGAAAAAGGTAGCGTTAGCGATGCTGAAGTAGCACGCCTTGAGGAGCTAAGGAGCAAGTATTTCCAAGCTGGGTTAAAAAGCGTACCTTATAAGATAATGGCGGAGTAA
- the selB gene encoding selenocysteine-specific translation elongation factor, with amino-acid sequence MSVILGIIGHVDHGKTSLVRAMNGFDGDSTEAEKSRGITIELSFSNLKQGENEVSFIDVPGHESLVKTMVSGAFGFDAALLVVAADDGIMPQSKEHMRVLSLLGLKDVILAVNKCDLTSKERAQEVAKSVHDELSTLGLRLLSTFFTSTKTEQSISELKEYLLKLQPKPKQINDMFRCYIDRCFSIKGVGQIVAGTVLEGSVGAGDRVWVCDLGKDANVRQVQTHEREITRALAGERAALNLVGVSGLSKGMLLSKKGLLRGFYEADCLFLGEISHLSDVLFCVGSRQVGAKAFILSDKDGQKLVSFKFKSQLFLKFKDPFIVLRNGRLIGGGRVLNPIIEPLKKPLKIELLKALAKDDLKSAFEILKNAHKNGFGIISSYQRFGLTHTKALQIANTLDDSFVDEKMLNIYPLSTVSRVKEFISFIISKNQNALLSATSVALKLGWASALLAQKAIDELESNKILECENGVYFKRGADFSQIKIKLENEIYSIIKDAGLTPRAPYNIYDELEIDRVSGDNALKKLTKNNQVIRLAHNLFVAKTELEKALNTLKTLAKKEAGVGVQEVKEELNLSRKYAIAYLERLDLEPDIIKLSDKRVLKSEK; translated from the coding sequence ATGAGCGTCATACTAGGCATAATAGGACACGTAGATCACGGCAAGACTTCACTTGTGAGGGCAATGAATGGCTTTGATGGCGATAGCACTGAGGCTGAGAAAAGTCGCGGCATTACGATAGAGTTAAGCTTTTCAAATTTAAAACAGGGCGAAAACGAGGTAAGCTTTATAGACGTCCCAGGACATGAAAGCCTGGTAAAAACCATGGTCTCTGGTGCATTTGGCTTTGATGCGGCACTATTAGTCGTAGCAGCAGATGATGGCATAATGCCTCAAAGCAAGGAGCATATGAGAGTGCTTAGCCTGCTTGGGCTAAAAGATGTAATCCTAGCTGTAAATAAGTGCGATTTAACAAGCAAAGAGCGAGCGCAAGAGGTAGCAAAAAGCGTGCATGATGAGCTTAGTACGCTTGGACTAAGGCTATTAAGTACATTTTTTACCAGCACAAAAACAGAACAAAGCATAAGCGAGCTTAAAGAATACCTGCTAAAGCTACAGCCAAAACCAAAGCAGATAAATGATATGTTTCGCTGCTATATAGATCGCTGCTTTAGCATAAAAGGCGTAGGGCAGATAGTGGCTGGGACGGTGCTTGAGGGTAGCGTTGGCGCAGGCGATAGAGTGTGGGTGTGTGATTTAGGAAAGGACGCAAACGTAAGGCAGGTACAAACCCATGAGCGTGAGATAACTAGGGCGCTAGCTGGAGAGAGGGCGGCATTAAATTTAGTCGGAGTAAGCGGACTAAGCAAGGGAATGCTATTAAGCAAAAAGGGGCTACTGCGGGGATTTTATGAGGCTGATTGCCTATTTTTAGGCGAGATTAGCCACCTATCGGACGTGCTTTTTTGTGTGGGAAGTAGGCAAGTAGGAGCAAAAGCCTTTATCCTAAGCGATAAAGACGGGCAAAAGCTAGTAAGTTTTAAATTTAAATCTCAGCTATTTTTAAAATTTAAAGATCCTTTTATCGTACTAAGAAACGGCAGGCTAATAGGGGGCGGACGAGTGCTAAATCCTATCATAGAACCTCTTAAAAAGCCACTTAAAATCGAACTTTTAAAAGCACTTGCCAAAGACGACCTTAAATCCGCATTTGAAATTTTAAAAAATGCTCATAAAAATGGCTTTGGGATAATAAGCTCATATCAAAGATTTGGGCTAACCCACACAAAAGCACTGCAAATCGCAAACACGCTAGATGATAGCTTTGTCGATGAAAAGATGCTTAATATCTATCCACTAAGTACAGTAAGCAGGGTTAAAGAATTTATAAGTTTTATAATCTCCAAAAACCAAAACGCACTACTCTCGGCTACAAGCGTAGCCTTAAAACTTGGTTGGGCAAGTGCGCTTTTAGCCCAAAAAGCCATAGACGAGCTAGAAAGCAATAAAATTTTAGAGTGCGAAAATGGCGTGTATTTTAAGCGAGGGGCTGATTTTAGCCAGATAAAAATCAAGCTAGAAAATGAAATTTATTCAATCATAAAAGATGCAGGACTAACTCCGCGAGCACCATATAATATATATGATGAACTAGAAATAGATAGAGTAAGCGGCGATAACGCTTTAAAAAAGCTAACCAAAAACAATCAAGTAATACGCCTAGCACATAATCTTTTTGTAGCTAAAACCGAGCTTGAAAAAGCCCTAAATACACTAAAAACCCTAGCCAAAAAAGAGGCTGGCGTGGGAGTGCAAGAGGTCAAGGAGGAGCTTAATCTAAGCCGAAAATACGCCATAGCCTACCTTGAAAGGCTGGACTTAGAGCCTGATATAATAAAACTATCTGATAAAAGAGTTCTAAAAAGTGAAAAATAA
- the selA gene encoding L-seryl-tRNA(Sec) selenium transferase, translating to MNEYQKLPQIGKITQILPYPNKKLLSQIASKVIQNERENIANGATASSEDEIIKKITQEYEKSQKKPKKLINATGVILHTNLGRAPLSEKIYELAKENICGYSDLEFDTQTGRRGDRYAYVKSLFQSLSGCDDALVVNNNAAAVFLVLNTLAKNFKSIVSRGELVEIGGSFRVPEVMKEAGTELVEVGTTNRTNLQDYKDAITEDTRLILKVHRSNFDIVGFSQSVDIKSIANLAKEHGIISYYDLGSGYASRLPEHLEKDEPSVQELLLSGVNLLSFSGDKLFGSVQCGIILGDKALIDKLRKNQLLRMLRVDKITLNLLALSLEAYLEKDYKALPALEFLHRKDKELIAMANKINEGLLQKLKLRRTSTYAGGGSLPNKAIKTIALALQGDAERLQDKFRTLGVIGRIENGEFLLDLKAVSHKEIDELIMAINLIQKEEK from the coding sequence ATGAACGAATATCAAAAGCTACCACAAATAGGCAAAATCACACAAATTCTGCCCTACCCAAATAAAAAACTTCTATCACAAATCGCTAGTAAAGTAATACAAAATGAAAGAGAAAATATAGCAAATGGTGCAACCGCCTCAAGCGAGGATGAAATAATCAAAAAAATCACACAAGAGTATGAAAAAAGCCAAAAAAAGCCAAAAAAGCTAATCAATGCCACAGGCGTAATCCTACACACAAACCTAGGCAGGGCACCTCTATCTGAAAAAATTTATGAGCTTGCAAAGGAAAATATTTGTGGATATTCGGATTTAGAGTTTGATACTCAAACTGGCAGACGAGGCGATAGATACGCATATGTAAAAAGCCTCTTTCAAAGCCTAAGCGGCTGCGATGATGCGCTAGTGGTAAATAATAATGCAGCTGCTGTATTTTTAGTGCTAAACACCCTAGCTAAAAATTTTAAAAGCATAGTAAGCAGGGGCGAGCTAGTCGAGATAGGAGGCAGCTTTAGAGTGCCTGAAGTGATGAAAGAAGCTGGCACAGAATTAGTCGAAGTAGGCACAACAAATAGGACAAATTTACAAGATTACAAAGACGCCATCACAGAGGATACAAGGCTAATCCTAAAGGTGCATAGATCAAATTTTGACATAGTCGGCTTTAGCCAAAGTGTCGATATAAAAAGCATAGCAAACCTAGCAAAAGAGCATGGCATAATTAGCTATTACGATTTAGGTAGCGGCTACGCAAGCAGGCTACCAGAGCATCTAGAAAAGGACGAACCAAGCGTACAGGAGCTACTGCTTAGTGGGGTAAATTTATTAAGCTTTAGCGGCGATAAGCTCTTTGGAAGCGTGCAGTGTGGCATAATCCTAGGCGATAAAGCCCTCATAGATAAACTCCGCAAAAACCAGCTTTTAAGAATGTTAAGGGTCGATAAAATCACGCTAAACCTCCTCGCTCTAAGTTTAGAGGCCTACTTAGAAAAAGACTATAAAGCCCTGCCTGCGCTTGAGTTTTTACACCGCAAAGACAAGGAGCTTATAGCTATGGCTAATAAGATAAATGAAGGACTTTTGCAAAAGCTAAAGCTAAGGCGCACCAGCACCTACGCTGGGGGCGGAAGCCTGCCAAATAAAGCAATAAAAACCATAGCTCTAGCCCTACAAGGCGATGCAGAGAGATTGCAGGATAAATTTAGAACCCTAGGCGTCATAGGGCGAATAGAAAATGGTGAGTTTTTGCTCGATTTAAAAGCGGTCTCACACAAAGAGATAGATGAGCTAATAATGGCTATAAATTTAATCCAAAAAGAGGAAAAATGA
- a CDS encoding CrcB family protein yields the protein MGAGVRYALSLVLSQQYVLVVNLIGSFLAGIAIVIIPNNNPQLKALIITGLLGGLTTFSSFSK from the coding sequence GTGGGAGCGGGCGTTAGATACGCTCTCTCGCTTGTTTTATCACAGCAATATGTGCTTGTCGTAAATTTAATAGGCTCATTTTTAGCTGGCATTGCCATAGTCATAATCCCAAATAACAATCCACAACTTAAAGCTCTTATTATTACAGGATTACTCGGTGGTCTTACGACATTTTCTAGCTTTAGTAAATGA
- a CDS encoding helix-hairpin-helix domain-containing protein encodes MFKKLLLSAIFAGFAMASININTATKEELMSLKGIGKAKAEAIIEYRKNNKFKSIDDLKNVPGIGDKNFDSFKSELSTTGTTSISQSAKEKLSAKTSELKDKASSTAKESKKEISSKIESKKEKTKLDLEKKASKDKDKLKQKLDKATSK; translated from the coding sequence ATGTTTAAAAAACTACTTCTTAGTGCGATATTTGCTGGATTTGCAATGGCGTCTATAAATATAAACACAGCAACAAAAGAGGAACTTATGAGCTTAAAAGGCATAGGTAAGGCAAAGGCTGAGGCTATCATAGAATACAGAAAAAACAATAAATTTAAAAGTATAGATGACCTTAAAAACGTCCCTGGCATAGGCGATAAAAACTTTGATAGCTTTAAAAGCGAGCTAAGCACAACTGGAACTACTAGCATAAGCCAAAGTGCAAAAGAAAAACTAAGCGCAAAAACTAGCGAGCTAAAAGATAAAGCAAGTAGTACAGCAAAAGAGAGCAAAAAAGAGATAAGCTCAAAAATAGAAAGCAAAAAAGAAAAGACAAAACTAGACTTAGAAAAAAAGGCAAGCAAGGACAAAGATAAGCTAAAGCAAAAGCTGGATAAAGCTACTAGTAAATAA
- a CDS encoding nitroreductase family protein, producing MRAFFDANIANNKDKLFGWSKAQCFLAAQNMMTQAALLGIDSCPIEGFEEDKVLEILGIDKALYKVALVLPFGYRVREASVKSRHELNQIVEYIK from the coding sequence ATAAGGGCTTTTTTTGACGCAAATATAGCTAATAATAAAGACAAGCTTTTTGGCTGGAGCAAGGCACAATGCTTTTTAGCGGCGCAAAATATGATGACGCAAGCAGCACTTCTTGGCATTGATAGTTGCCCTATTGAGGGCTTTGAGGAGGATAAGGTGCTTGAAATTTTAGGCATAGATAAGGCACTTTATAAAGTAGCACTCGTGTTGCCATTTGGTTATAGAGTGCGTGAGGCTAGTGTAAAATCAAGACACGAGCTTAACCAAATCGTAGAATATATAAAATAA
- a CDS encoding nitroreductase family protein, with the protein MTFKESLTFRHACKVFDESKSISEADFNDILEAARLSPSSFGLQHWKLLVVENPELRSKLRAVCWNQAQITTASKLVIVLARINELMPNSEYILKTTAKGDKTKEQHEAYLARYKGFF; encoded by the coding sequence ATGACGTTTAAAGAGAGCTTAACCTTTCGCCACGCTTGTAAAGTATTTGATGAAAGCAAAAGCATAAGCGAGGCTGATTTTAACGACATATTAGAGGCGGCTAGACTTTCGCCTAGCTCGTTTGGTTTGCAACATTGGAAGCTTTTAGTAGTAGAAAATCCAGAGCTTAGAAGCAAGCTAAGAGCGGTGTGCTGGAATCAAGCGCAAATCACAACTGCCTCAAAGCTAGTCATAGTCCTAGCGCGCATAAATGAGCTTATGCCAAATAGCGAGTACATACTAAAAACGACCGCAAAAGGCGACAAAACAAAAGAGCAACATGAGGCTTATCTAGCTAGATATAAGGGCTTTTTTTGA
- a CDS encoding saccharopine dehydrogenase family protein: MAHILIIGAGGVSRVATTKCAMNADTFTHITLASRTKSKCDEIAAFIKDRLGVAIDTAAIDADDTDAVVALIKKTGADLLLNVALPYQDLTLMDACVRAGIPYIDTANYEHPDTAKFEYKLQWAKDEAFKKAGTMALLGSGFDPGVTNVFCAYAQQNLFDEINEIDILDCNAGDHGYAFATNFNPEINLREVSSKGRYWQDGEWIETRPMQIGFKWEYPEVGVKDSYLLYHEELESLVKNIKGLKRIRFFMTFGASYLTHMKCLENVGLLRIDEVEHQGNKIVPIQFLKTLLPDPASLGARTKGLTNIGCVIRGKKDGKERQVYIYNVCDHEKCYAETGAQAVSYTTGVPAMIGAKLVAKGIWDGKGVFNMEEFDAKPFMDELMSQGLPYKIIEMTPGERYERGDVDRVAGY; the protein is encoded by the coding sequence ATGGCACATATCCTAATCATCGGCGCAGGTGGAGTCAGCCGTGTGGCGACCACAAAATGCGCAATGAACGCAGACACATTTACCCACATCACCCTAGCAAGCCGCACCAAAAGTAAGTGCGACGAGATAGCAGCCTTTATAAAAGACCGCTTGGGAGTAGCGATAGATACCGCCGCTATCGACGCAGACGATACGGACGCAGTCGTGGCACTAATTAAAAAAACTGGCGCAGATTTACTGCTAAACGTCGCTCTGCCCTATCAAGACCTAACGCTAATGGACGCTTGCGTCCGTGCTGGCATACCATACATCGACACCGCAAACTACGAACACCCAGACACGGCTAAGTTTGAATACAAGCTTCAGTGGGCAAAGGACGAAGCGTTTAAAAAAGCTGGCACTATGGCACTTCTTGGCAGCGGCTTTGACCCAGGCGTTACCAACGTATTTTGCGCCTACGCACAGCAGAATTTATTCGATGAAATAAACGAGATTGACATACTTGATTGTAACGCGGGCGACCACGGATACGCATTTGCGACGAATTTTAACCCAGAAATCAACCTGCGAGAAGTAAGCAGCAAGGGCAGATACTGGCAGGATGGCGAGTGGATAGAGACCCGCCCTATGCAGATTGGCTTTAAATGGGAGTATCCAGAAGTGGGCGTAAAGGATAGCTACCTGCTTTATCACGAGGAGCTTGAAAGCCTGGTTAAAAACATAAAAGGGCTAAAGCGAATTCGCTTTTTTATGACCTTTGGGGCGAGCTATTTAACGCATATGAAGTGCCTAGAAAACGTGGGGCTACTACGCATCGATGAAGTAGAGCATCAGGGCAATAAAATCGTGCCTATTCAGTTTTTAAAGACCCTGCTGCCAGACCCAGCTAGCCTTGGGGCTCGCACAAAGGGGCTAACGAATATCGGCTGCGTCATACGTGGGAAAAAGGACGGCAAGGAGCGGCAAGTGTATATCTATAATGTCTGCGACCACGAAAAATGCTACGCCGAAACTGGTGCGCAGGCGGTAAGCTACACCACAGGCGTGCCTGCAATGATAGGCGCAAAGCTCGTGGCAAAGGGCATTTGGGACGGCAAGGGCGTGTTTAATATGGAAGAATTTGACGCTAAGCCATTTATGGATGAGCTAATGAGCCAGGGCTTGCCTTACAAGATAATAGAAATGACCCCAGGCGAGCGATATGAGCGTGGCGACGTGGATAGAGTGGCGGGGTATTAA
- a CDS encoding beta-ketoacyl-ACP synthase III, with protein sequence MPKASMLSIGAYAPPKILTNADLEKLVDTSDEWILKRTGIKERRIAENEVTSELGAKAAEQAILRAGIQKEQIDAIICASISPDFFCMPSTATAIAHRIGLKSGITAFDISAACTGFIYLLELAKSLVESGAKKYVLIVGAEKLSSIIDYTDRSTCVLFGDGAGAAVIGANEENEIIDVHTASDGKYGDLLITPGCGSVYPSSDPLTFEKRLNYLHMSGNEVFKIAVQTLTRDVVEIMQKNKISSEQIDLFIPHQANLRIIDAVKQRLNFTSEQCVLTVDKYGNTSSASIPMAINEAYESGKLKNGSLMLLDAFGGGFTWGSALLKFGGK encoded by the coding sequence ATGCCTAAAGCCTCAATGCTATCAATAGGAGCATACGCTCCACCAAAAATTCTTACAAATGCAGATCTTGAAAAGCTAGTAGATACAAGCGATGAGTGGATATTAAAGCGCACAGGAATAAAAGAACGTAGAATAGCCGAAAATGAAGTAACCAGTGAACTAGGCGCAAAAGCAGCCGAGCAGGCTATCCTAAGAGCAGGCATACAAAAAGAGCAAATAGACGCCATTATCTGCGCTAGTATTTCGCCTGATTTTTTCTGTATGCCATCAACTGCAACCGCAATAGCCCATCGTATAGGGTTAAAAAGCGGCATAACAGCATTTGATATAAGTGCGGCTTGTACTGGCTTTATCTACCTATTAGAGCTAGCTAAAAGCTTGGTTGAAAGCGGTGCAAAAAAATATGTCCTAATAGTAGGCGCAGAAAAATTAAGCTCCATAATAGACTACACCGACAGAAGTACTTGCGTATTATTTGGTGATGGCGCAGGCGCGGCAGTAATAGGCGCAAACGAAGAAAACGAGATAATCGACGTACATACAGCAAGCGACGGCAAATACGGAGATTTACTAATCACTCCAGGTTGCGGTAGCGTCTATCCATCAAGCGATCCGCTTACCTTTGAAAAACGCCTTAACTACCTACACATGTCTGGCAACGAAGTATTCAAAATAGCCGTACAAACACTAACGCGTGATGTAGTTGAGATAATGCAAAAAAACAAAATCTCAAGCGAGCAAATCGATCTTTTCATACCTCATCAGGCAAATTTAAGAATCATTGATGCAGTCAAGCAAAGACTAAATTTCACAAGCGAACAGTGCGTGTTAACGGTCGATAAATACGGTAATACAAGCAGTGCATCAATACCCATGGCAATAAATGAAGCCTATGAAAGCGGTAAATTAAAAAATGGCTCACTAATGCTACTTGATGCCTTTGGCGGTGGCTTTACGTGGGGGTCTGCTTTACTTAAATTTGGTGGAAAATAG
- the plsX gene encoding phosphate acyltransferase PlsX: MLRIAIDAMGGDFGAEPIIDGALKALSERADFEAILVGDSDVLKPLIGDKFKDRVKFVKTSDVIQMHEGATDALKRKDSTIYKAIELAKNGEADAVVSAGHSGATMSLATLKIGRIDGVLRPAIATLMPTSNASTSLVLDVGANVDCKAEHLFQFGVMGNAYAKCVMARQKPKVGLLSNGEESSKGNDVSKEAFELLKKIQNFTGNAEGGQVFDGSVDVVVCDGFIGNILLKTSEGVAEAISTIIKKSVKSSLIATLGALLMRSVFKGLKKQISYDEYGGAPLLGVNGYVIISHGKSNAKAIKNAIFQAINFASSDINKTIEQELKDFKSQNA; this comes from the coding sequence ATGTTGCGTATCGCTATTGACGCTATGGGTGGCGACTTTGGTGCCGAGCCTATTATAGACGGTGCCCTTAAAGCATTAAGCGAGAGAGCCGATTTTGAGGCTATTTTAGTTGGAGATAGCGATGTGCTAAAACCCTTAATAGGGGATAAATTTAAAGATAGGGTTAAATTTGTAAAAACTAGCGACGTTATACAGATGCACGAAGGTGCAACAGACGCACTAAAACGCAAAGATAGCACTATATATAAAGCAATAGAACTAGCTAAAAATGGCGAAGCTGACGCAGTGGTTTCGGCTGGACACAGCGGAGCTACCATGAGCCTAGCCACACTTAAAATAGGTAGAATAGATGGGGTTTTGCGCCCTGCGATAGCCACACTCATGCCTACTTCTAATGCTAGCACCTCACTTGTGCTTGATGTAGGGGCAAATGTAGACTGTAAAGCTGAGCATCTATTTCAGTTTGGCGTAATGGGAAATGCCTATGCTAAATGCGTAATGGCCAGACAAAAACCTAAAGTCGGTCTTTTGTCAAATGGTGAAGAAAGTAGCAAAGGAAACGACGTAAGTAAAGAGGCGTTTGAGTTACTTAAAAAAATACAAAACTTCACAGGCAATGCTGAGGGCGGACAGGTATTTGACGGTAGCGTTGATGTCGTGGTTTGCGATGGTTTTATAGGCAATATCTTACTAAAAACTAGCGAGGGTGTGGCAGAGGCCATAAGCACCATAATCAAAAAAAGCGTGAAGTCATCTCTTATTGCAACACTTGGTGCGTTACTAATGAGAAGTGTATTTAAAGGGCTTAAAAAGCAGATAAGCTACGATGAATACGGCGGTGCTCCACTTTTAGGGGTCAATGGCTATGTGATAATAAGCCACGGCAAAAGCAACGCCAAAGCGATAAAAAATGCTATATTTCAGGCTATAAATTTTGCAAGCTCTGATATAAATAAGACTATCGAGCAAGAACTCAAAGACTTTAAGAGCCAAAATGCCTAA
- the rpmF gene encoding 50S ribosomal protein L32, which translates to MAVPKRRVSHTRAAKRRTHYKVTLPIPVKDKDGSWKMPHRVNKTTGQY; encoded by the coding sequence ATGGCAGTACCTAAGCGAAGAGTGAGCCACACACGTGCAGCAAAGAGAAGAACACACTACAAAGTTACTCTACCTATACCAGTAAAAGATAAAGACGGCTCTTGGAAGATGCCTCACCGCGTTAACAAAACAACAGGTCAATACTAA
- a CDS encoding DUF177 domain-containing protein has protein sequence MKIAFLKIAPTPTPFEIEKDGVKFIGTLSRKNHSLIKCYGKIQGKIEHSCDRCGADIMLDLNEQISLLLSDGEYQDSEGELADVIEFFNGFIDLDEVLLSEIESYKSDYFYCDKCKSNLI, from the coding sequence TTGAAGATAGCCTTTTTAAAAATAGCTCCAACTCCTACCCCTTTTGAGATAGAAAAAGATGGCGTTAAATTTATAGGGACTTTATCACGCAAAAATCACTCTTTAATAAAATGCTACGGAAAGATACAAGGCAAGATAGAGCACAGCTGTGATAGGTGTGGTGCTGATATAATGCTTGATTTAAACGAGCAAATATCACTATTACTAAGCGATGGCGAGTACCAAGATAGCGAGGGAGAACTAGCGGATGTAATAGAGTTTTTTAACGGCTTTATAGATCTTGACGAAGTACTTTTAAGCGAGATTGAGTCATACAAAAGCGATTATTTTTATTGTGATAAATGCAAATCAAATTTAATATAA
- the ndk gene encoding nucleoside-diphosphate kinase encodes MQQTLSIIKPDAVKKGVIGKIIDRFECNGLRIAAMKKLRLSKDDAAKFYEVHKDRPFFKDLVEFMSSGEVVVMVLEGENAVVKNRELMGATNPKEAAAGTIRADFADSIDANAVHGSDSDENAKIEIAFFFAKREIF; translated from the coding sequence ATGCAACAAACACTATCTATCATAAAACCTGACGCAGTCAAAAAAGGTGTTATAGGTAAAATAATAGACAGATTTGAATGCAATGGACTACGTATAGCAGCTATGAAAAAACTTCGCCTAAGCAAGGACGATGCGGCTAAATTTTATGAAGTACATAAAGATAGACCGTTTTTTAAGGATTTAGTCGAATTTATGAGTAGCGGAGAGGTCGTAGTCATGGTGCTTGAGGGTGAAAATGCGGTAGTAAAAAATCGCGAATTAATGGGTGCGACTAATCCAAAAGAAGCTGCCGCTGGCACGATAAGAGCTGATTTTGCTGATAGCATAGACGCTAATGCCGTACACGGAAGTGATAGCGATGAAAATGCTAAGATAGAAATTGCATTTTTCTTTGCAAAAAGAGAGATTTTTTAA